The sequence below is a genomic window from Mycobacterium spongiae.
CACCGAGCGCCAGTGTCTGCAAGGTGATCACGGGTGGTTTGAGGACGGAAGGCAACTGCCGGACGGAGCCGGCCGCCGCGGAGGCGGTCGCAGCGGTCTTCGTGATGGTCTGCGCCATCAGTGGTGACCCTTTGTCGGTGCCCAATGTCTCCTTGGCGACCGGATCCTGGTTCAACAGGGCGTATTTGGCGCTGCCTGGGCTTGCGGCCAGCACCTTCGTGGCCCAGGTTCGCGAAACAGTGGGACTCCAATCCGGCCTTTGCCCCGGTTGCGGGTCGAGAACCGAATTGGCCAGTCCGTCGAGTTCCTCATCGAGGACTCGTTGCTGCCAGGCTTGGGCCAGCCACAGTGACGTCCGCGGAATGCTTGGTGGTATGGCCATCTTCGGGTCGTCGAGGAATTCGAGCTCTTTGAGCACCATGTTCTCGGTCAGATAGTGGTCGGATCCATCGCCGGAGGCCGGCAAACGGTAGCCCGGACTTGGAAAATCCAGTGCCCCAAGTTGTTTGAGTCTACCGAGAAACCACCGCGATCCAGCTTCGGAGGCATCGGCGCCTTCGCGTGCCCGGACCAAACGCAGTACACGTCGTGGGTCCAAGAGTACGTGGACGAGCCAGCCTGCTCCGTCGAGGCGGCCCCACATCCAGTCGTTGGCTCGCCATGACCGCTTGTAGAACGCCCCGAAATGGTGGAACTGCATGCCGGTCAGCTTCTGCTGGGCGGTCTGCCAATCGTGCGCCAGCAGGCACCGGCAGTCGGCACTGACTTGCACCAGCTCGAGTGACTGCTCGATGTCCGTCTCGGCCGGAAGCATCGCCCGCTGGGTGGCGGCCATATCGAACAGTTTCATCGCGACCACCCGCGAACTGGTGGGCGGACCAAGATAGTTGAGGTAGGTAGTCAGCTGACTGGCGGCGGTGCTCTCCTGAGCGGGCAGGGAGTCGGACTGCGCGTCCGTAGGGGAGCGCGAGGCGTTTGCGGCAAGTCGCCGAAAGGTCTGCTCGCCGGTCACAAAGACCTCGCCCAACTCTGCCCAGGCGTCCGCGGGCACCGCGAAGTGTTTCACATAGTCACAAGCCAACTTGGCGGCGGCGTCCTCGAGGGACCCTTCCCGTAGTACCGGATTGGTGCACACACCACGAACGAGTTCACCAGGATCGGCTGGTGCACCCGTCGGGCTGCTTCGATGGATTCTCTCGGTCAATGTGCCCAACATTGCGATATCAGGTTTCGAGGCTGCCAGCTGATATGCGGCCTGAATAACGCTCAGCGCCAACCCTTTTGCGATATCGAACGCGGCGTGCCCGTATCGGGCAAAGTCGGCTGGACCGTCGGGCAGCGCCTCGTCGGGTGATGGTGACCAATGACCCAGCATCGAATCGCGGATCTTTCGTCGGCACGCCTTCTCGCCGTCGGCGCCTACGGCGAGTTCGGGTTCCCATTTCTTGGGGATGCTGTCTGTTGTCGTGGCTGGCTGCGGCGGCCAAGAGCTGAGTTGGCGTAGCAGAGCGCTGGTGAGGGTTTGAGCCTGGTGGCTCGCCTCACGTGTCGCGTAGTCGGTCAGCAGCGATGCGGTGAGAAGCCGCGAGCCCTCCGGTAGTGTCACCGCGAGTTCTGCCAGGCGGAGCCTGGTGTTCGTTCGAGCTTCCAGGCGGTCCTGGTGAGCTTTGATCGCATGCAGATCGGCAGCGATCGATTGAGTCGTGACCGCCTCCAAGTCCTTCAAGAGCGCGTCGACAAGCCCGAGCGGCTTGGCGACGTTGTCCGGTGCCGGGTCGGCCACCAGGTCGGGCGCCGGACCTCCGGACGGTACGACATACAGCAGCACTCGCCGTACCGGCCGTCGGGCGGGCCGGTCGAAGACGCTCTTGAGCAAGACATTGATGGGCTGGTTGTCGAGCAACCCGCCATCGGCGACCCAGTGCGATCGGGTGAAGTTGGTGAAGTGCCCCATCGGCGGTCGAGCCGGCACCTTCGCTTTCTGAGGCGTTGGTTTCCACAAAGGAACAAAGGATGGCTCGAACGCAAGGGGGAACGAAGCCGAGCTGCGCGCGGCTAAGGCCAACGCCGGCACTGTGGAATCGTCGGCGAGCTGAGCCTTGGTGAACGTGAACAGACCGCGGTGGTTGACGTCTTGGACCAGCGTGCCGAATGAATCGGTGAACCTGCTCGTCTCGCCGGCTAGCAACGTCGTGGTGATGTACACGGTCGTGCACGGGATGCAACCATCGCCGGGGATCGCCGCCGGCGGAAACGGCCCGCTGTCAAGCTTCGGAATCTCGGTCGCTAGGGCGGCGAACATGCGTTCGTCGCCATACAACAGCGACGGCGTGTTCTTGTCTCGTGGGTCTCTGAGCAGGTCGGTCAACGCCCCGAGATCCAGCCAGAGGTCGCGCAGCCCGCCGAGGTCTTTCCCGTTGACTCGCGACCAGGCAAGCAAAGCCGCGTTGATGCCCCCCGCGCTTGTCCCGGACAAGATGTCGACGTCGACGACCAAGTCGAGCAGGTCGATGAGTTCCCGGTAGAGCCGCAACGATGCGGCCGATTCTGTGCTGAGTCGGCTATCGGCCGGGAAGCTTCCGCCTACTCTGCGCCACTGAGACGCCTGCGCGAGCAGGTTGATCTCCCGCGCGACACCGGCCATCCAGATCGCAAGGCTAACCCCGCCCGTCATGGTCGTCGCCAGCCGCAGTTCTTGCGTTCGCTCCGTCACCGGTGACGGGCCGCCCAAGGCCATCGCGCCCCCTCGATGTTACGAGGTCCACTAGCCGCGACATTGGCCTGACCGCCGCGACCTAGCAACGAGTCTGCTTCCCGTACACGGCCCACATTGGCCCGTGTGCTCATGATCGCCTCGAATCCGATCCCGGTCAACGGTTAAAACTGTCAGCTCCCGGTGGAGTAGACCGGTCATCGTGCGACACGCCCCGCACGACCACCACCCAGCTCGTGTCCGATCGCTTCGCCACCTACCACCCCGGGCGCCGGCACATCGGCTTCGGCCGGTTGACCCCCGTCGAATTCGAAGTAATCATGACCAAACCGGCTCACCCGGCCGGGAAACCGAAACTGTCACCCGATCGTGCGGCAGACCGGTCGACCAAACAGGGTCGCGCCCAGTGTTGTGCAGGCGTTGTTGAAGACGTGTTGTTGGGTGGAAGGGGTTTTGTGTCGTGTCTTTTGTGTCTGTCGTTCCCGATGAGTTGCTGATGGCCGCCGGTGAATTGGCGGGTATAGGTTCAGCCGTTAGCGCAGCCAACGCGGCTGCAGCCGCAGCCACCACTGCGATAGCTCCCGCCGCGGCCGATGAGGTATCGGCGGCGATGGCAGAGGTGTTGAATGCTCACGCTGAGGGTTATCAGGAGCTCAGTGCCCAAGCGGCCGCTGTTCATCAGCGGTTCGTGTCCAACCTGCACACCAATGCGCGGGGCTTTCAGGCGGCCGAGGCGCAAAACGCGTTGCAACAAGTGCTAAACGACTCGCTCAATACGGTCAATGCGCCGTTCCTCGCGCTGTTCGGTCGTCCGCTGATCGGCAACGGCGCTAACGCGCCTGCCGGTAGCGGGGCCAACGGTGGGGCCGGCGGCATCCTGTTCGGCAACGGGGGGGCCGGTGGGTCCGGGGCAGCGGGAGTCAACGGTGGCGTCGGCGGGGCCGCTGGCCTGTTCGGCACCGGAGGCGCCGGCGGGGCCGGCGGCCTCGGCGCTAACGGGGGAGCCGGCGGTACCGGCGGCCTACTTTTCGGAGACGGCGGCAAGGGCGGGGCCGGCGGGGCTGCTGGACTGTTGGGCACTGGCGGTGTCGGCGGCGCCGGCGGGGGCGCTAGCTGGCTATTCGGGGCCGGTGGCTTCGGTGGGGCTGGTGGGCCTGGCATAGCCGGCGGGGATGGCGGGGACGGCGGCCGCAGCGGGCTCTTCGGCTTCGCCGGTTCCGGTGGCGCTGGCGGTGCCGGCGGTGTGGGTGGCAGCGGCGGCGTGGGCGGCACCGGGGGTGTGGGCGGCGCCGCCGGTCTGTTCAACAACGGCGGTACTGGGGGTGCTGGCGGTTCGGGGTTCGCCGACGCTGCCGGCGGTGATGGTGGAACCGGAGGCTTGGGCGGGCCCGTCGGGGCCGGCGGCTTGGGCGGGGCCGGGGGTGCCGGCGGGTTGGGTGCAGACGGCGGGGCCGGCGGGGCCGGCGGAGCGGGCGGCGGCAGCGCGGGTGGGGCTGGCGGGGCCGGCGGGGCCGGCGGGTTGGGCTTCAATGGCGGGGCTGGGGGTGCCGGGGGCGCTGGTGGGGCCGGCGGGGCCGGCGGTGTGGGCGGCGGGGGCGGCAACGGTGGGGCTGGCGGGGCTGGTGGCGCGGCCGTGGACGGCGGCACCGGTGGGAGTGGCGGCACCGGCGGGACCGGCGGCACAGGCGGGATCCTCTCCGGCGACGCCGGCAATGGCGGCTCTGGCGGTGCCGGCGGCGACGGTGCCGGCAACGGAGGTGCAGGCGGGGACGGCGGGAACGGTGGGGCCGGCAAGGTGTTCGGGGCCGGCGGGGCCGGCGGCGCCGGCGGGAACGGTGGGTCGGGCCTCAATGGCGGGGATGCCGGGGGTGGTGGCGATGGCGGGGCTGGCGGGGCTGGCGGTTTGGCCGGCGGCGGCGGGGCTGGCGGCGACGGCGGGATCAGCGTTGGCTCCGGATCAGTCGGCGGGGCCGGCGGCAATGGCGGCACCGGCGGCGCGGTCGCAGGCTCGGGCGGTCCTGGCGGTAACGGCGGTGCCGGCGGGACCGCCAGCGGGGCTGGCGGTAACGGCGGCAATGCCGCGCTCATCGGAGATGGCGGCAGTGGCGGTACCGGCGGCACTGGCTTCGATGTCAATCCCGCCGGTAACGGCGGTAGCGGCGGAAGCGGTGGACTGTTGTTCGGTAACGGCGGTAGCGGCGGGGACGGCGGCAGCGCCACGCTGGTCGGCGATGGCGGTGATGGCGGCGACGGCGGCAGCGCCAGGTTGGTCGGGAACGGCGGGAACGGCGGTAACGGCGGGATTGGCGTAGTGGTGGGATCTGGTGGCACCGGCGGCGCTGGCGGGCGTGTGCTTGGTGTGAATGGGTCGAACGGATCGCCGTAACCCACTGAAGCCTATTTTGGTGGCGAGCGCCGCAACCCAGGTTCACGTAGCGGTTGCACTATGGACTATTCCGCGCGCCGGAGCCAGAATTGAAAAGGCTGGAAGCGCACCGAGAGGATTCCCTAGATGAATAGGGAAAACGGCTCACAAATTATCGGTCCCGACAAATTCGCAGGGACATCGTACCCGGCAATTCAATCGCGGTTTTTAACCAATGTCGACTGAACGGTGCATAACTGATGGGGTTCAAGATGGGATCAAGCGGCCCCGAGGTTGGCCGCTGGCAAGAGTTCATGCGTCGCAAGTTCGCCTCGTATTCCGAAGAGTTGCCCGTTGATGAGCACTATGGCTACTTTGACGGCGTTGTTGTCAACGAGGCCAAGCGTCGGCTCGGGTTGCCGCAAGACGGTGTGGCCGATGACGATTTCCTGATCCGGATCGGGTTCAGTGCCGGCCAGGCGCGGCCCCTGTCGACGACGTGGGTCTACAGCGCCGCTGGCACGCGGGCCCCGTGGTCGATCGGGCCGCCGTTCGAGATCGGCGAGCACGCGAAACGTCGTGGGCTGAGACATCAACCGGTTGACTATCCAGCCGGCGGCTTCTTCGGTCCACCCGACCCGACAATGTCCTTCAACGAGTCCATCAAAGTTCTGCGTAACGAGTGGGCACGGCTGCTAAGGCTCAACACCGCCGGAGACATCGTCACGATCTCCTACTCACAGGGCGCCGACGGGATGCAGCGTGCCACCGCGGAATTGTTCGGTGACGGCGGCGAGTTCGCGTCCCAGCGGCATCGATTGCGGCGCGCCATTATGGTGGGCAACCCCACTCGCCCGTCGGGTCCAACCAAGATCGGCAACGACCCGCGTGGTGCGGGCATCGCGCGCTGGCATCCACCAGACTGGCTGCAGGCCATCACTTTCGACATTGTGACGCACTATGACATGTACGCGTGTGCCGAGGACACAACCCTGGTGCCGCTGTTCTATCCCTGGTTCACCCGAGCCGAGACCGAGTTGTCGTTCGTGGCCTATTCAGCCCAGGTAATCGTGCCGACCGTCGCGAGCTTCTACAACATCTTCATCCCCCCGATACTTGGGGGGCTATTCGGTCCCTTGGGTGTTCAGGCCCTAGCTTTGGTAACCCGCATCCCGGTCGACACGCTCAACGAGCTATTCAAAGGGATATCAGGTGAAGACCCGGACCCAGAGCTGGTGGAGGCGTTGTCCGCGAAGGGGTTGCTCAGCGACATCCCGGGCTTGATCAAGAGTCTGGTGGCGTTGGGTGGGATTCGAACCCACAACGAGTACCACTTGCCCCGGCCCGAGTTCGGCAATCGCACCGGCATTGACGTGGGTATCGGGCTGATCGACGAGATCCTTTAGCCAATGCGACCGGTAGAAGGGGCTCGCCTACCTGATCATGATTCCGGATACCTGAGGAGTTGTCATGACGAACAGATTCTGGCCCGTGGCGCGGGGCCACCGGATCACCTCGCCGTTCGGACCCCGGTGGGGCACTCATCATGCTGGCGTCGACTTCGGCTGGGACGGCGGCTCGGCCAATCGGCCCGTCTACGCGTGCGCGGGCGGACGGGTGACTCGCTCCGGGGCGGCCGCCGGCTACGGGGGTCCCGATCCCGCGGGATGGCTAGTCATCGACCACCCGACCGAGGACGGCGGCGGCACCACCGAATACGGCCACATTGTGGGCGAGGTTGTCGACGGCACGCGAGTGGAAGCAGGGCAGCGCATCGGTCACATCAATCCCGACCAAGCCAGCAACGGTGGCGTGGCACCCCATCTGCACCTGTCCGTCATGCCTCTTGGCTACGACCCGAGCCGGAAGATCGACCCGATGCCCTGGCTGAAGGACGCCGCCTATCCTGGTGAACACGTGTCGCCGGAACGGCCCAGCGAGGCGACGACCGACGATCTGGTCGGCAAGGAAATGGTCGACTATTCCGCCGGGATTCCCGGTGCGCGGGCGATCAAGGACGCCGGGTTCGTCGGGGCGGTTCGCTATGTCTCGGAACGGCGCGCCAACTGGATGCAGGGCAAGCCGCTGACCCGCGCCGAAGCCGATGACTTCAAACACCATGGCCTACAACTTGTTTCCAACTACCAGTTCGCCAAGGGCGGCTTCGCCACCTCCGACTACAACCGGGGCTTCCCGGGCGGCGCTCAGGACGCACGCAAGGCCCAGGACATCCACGAGGCTGCCGGTGGACATCCCCGGGGCGTCATCTACGTGTCCATCGACGCGGCACCCAGCCAGGCAGAGTGGGATGGCAAGGTCAGGCCGTATCTTGAGGCGTGGCAGGAGTTTCTGGGCAACGAGCGGCTGGGCGTCTACTGCAACCCATGGGTGATCGACAGGTGTCTGGAAGCCGGAATCGGCACTTTCTTCTGGGAACACGGGTGGGGCGGAGACATCGACGCTGCAGCGCACCCCGCTGCACACATCAAGCAGTTCGAGATCGATCGGCGCAGGGTCAACGGAATCGGCGTGGACCGCAACCGCATCCTGAAGCCGTTGTTCGGTCAGTGGGGCACTGAGGGCGAAGCAGTACCCGTGACACCGCGCGAACAACCGGAACAGGCAGTGCCACAGCTGAAACCACTCACCAAGGTGTGGCGCGGCGATCCGGTCTGGCTCCCGAAGGTGATGCGGCTATGGGGGCTCGCCCTCACCGACGTGGGAAACCCGATGAACTGCGGGCACGGTGATTTCCGTGAGGTGCGGGGAGTCATCGGCCACCACACCGCCGGGGGAACCACAAACGACTGGAAGGTGGTCAAGAACGGCCGTGCCGGCTTGGCGGGGCCGCTAGCGCAACTGGTGCTGGAGAAAGACGGCACGTTCA
It includes:
- a CDS encoding patatin-like protein, with translation MALGGPSPVTERTQELRLATTMTGGVSLAIWMAGVAREINLLAQASQWRRVGGSFPADSRLSTESAASLRLYRELIDLLDLVVDVDILSGTSAGGINAALLAWSRVNGKDLGGLRDLWLDLGALTDLLRDPRDKNTPSLLYGDERMFAALATEIPKLDSGPFPPAAIPGDGCIPCTTVYITTTLLAGETSRFTDSFGTLVQDVNHRGLFTFTKAQLADDSTVPALALAARSSASFPLAFEPSFVPLWKPTPQKAKVPARPPMGHFTNFTRSHWVADGGLLDNQPINVLLKSVFDRPARRPVRRVLLYVVPSGGPAPDLVADPAPDNVAKPLGLVDALLKDLEAVTTQSIAADLHAIKAHQDRLEARTNTRLRLAELAVTLPEGSRLLTASLLTDYATREASHQAQTLTSALLRQLSSWPPQPATTTDSIPKKWEPELAVGADGEKACRRKIRDSMLGHWSPSPDEALPDGPADFARYGHAAFDIAKGLALSVIQAAYQLAASKPDIAMLGTLTERIHRSSPTGAPADPGELVRGVCTNPVLREGSLEDAAAKLACDYVKHFAVPADAWAELGEVFVTGEQTFRRLAANASRSPTDAQSDSLPAQESTAASQLTTYLNYLGPPTSSRVVAMKLFDMAATQRAMLPAETDIEQSLELVQVSADCRCLLAHDWQTAQQKLTGMQFHHFGAFYKRSWRANDWMWGRLDGAGWLVHVLLDPRRVLRLVRAREGADASEAGSRWFLGRLKQLGALDFPSPGYRLPASGDGSDHYLTENMVLKELEFLDDPKMAIPPSIPRTSLWLAQAWQQRVLDEELDGLANSVLDPQPGQRPDWSPTVSRTWATKVLAASPGSAKYALLNQDPVAKETLGTDKGSPLMAQTITKTAATASAAAGSVRQLPSVLKPPVITLQTLALGGYRAVSLSKGIAKWSLTVGAALLVLGVAATTQSATVAGVTGLIMAGTGGYLIVLATWQFSSRLLFALLSVTLVGAVLALSAPFVRRLLFGADEDPGLMVCLVYWFGERWWHPLIGVGAVALAIAVIVAAKPGRK
- a CDS encoding PE family protein, yielding MSFVSVVPDELLMAAGELAGIGSAVSAANAAAAAATTAIAPAAADEVSAAMAEVLNAHAEGYQELSAQAAAVHQRFVSNLHTNARGFQAAEAQNALQQVLNDSLNTVNAPFLALFGRPLIGNGANAPAGSGANGGAGGILFGNGGAGGSGAAGVNGGVGGAAGLFGTGGAGGAGGLGANGGAGGTGGLLFGDGGKGGAGGAAGLLGTGGVGGAGGGASWLFGAGGFGGAGGPGIAGGDGGDGGRSGLFGFAGSGGAGGAGGVGGSGGVGGTGGVGGAAGLFNNGGTGGAGGSGFADAAGGDGGTGGLGGPVGAGGLGGAGGAGGLGADGGAGGAGGAGGGSAGGAGGAGGAGGLGFNGGAGGAGGAGGAGGAGGVGGGGGNGGAGGAGGAAVDGGTGGSGGTGGTGGTGGILSGDAGNGGSGGAGGDGAGNGGAGGDGGNGGAGKVFGAGGAGGAGGNGGSGLNGGDAGGGGDGGAGGAGGLAGGGGAGGDGGISVGSGSVGGAGGNGGTGGAVAGSGGPGGNGGAGGTASGAGGNGGNAALIGDGGSGGTGGTGFDVNPAGNGGSGGSGGLLFGNGGSGGDGGSATLVGDGGDGGDGGSARLVGNGGNGGNGGIGVVVGSGGTGGAGGRVLGVNGSNGSP
- a CDS encoding glycoside hydrolase domain-containing protein is translated as MTNRFWPVARGHRITSPFGPRWGTHHAGVDFGWDGGSANRPVYACAGGRVTRSGAAAGYGGPDPAGWLVIDHPTEDGGGTTEYGHIVGEVVDGTRVEAGQRIGHINPDQASNGGVAPHLHLSVMPLGYDPSRKIDPMPWLKDAAYPGEHVSPERPSEATTDDLVGKEMVDYSAGIPGARAIKDAGFVGAVRYVSERRANWMQGKPLTRAEADDFKHHGLQLVSNYQFAKGGFATSDYNRGFPGGAQDARKAQDIHEAAGGHPRGVIYVSIDAAPSQAEWDGKVRPYLEAWQEFLGNERLGVYCNPWVIDRCLEAGIGTFFWEHGWGGDIDAAAHPAAHIKQFEIDRRRVNGIGVDRNRILKPLFGQWGTEGEAVPVTPREQPEQAVPQLKPLTKVWRGDPVWLPKVMRLWGLALTDVGNPMNCGHGDFREVRGVIGHHTAGGTTNDWKVVKNGRAGLAGPLAQLVLEKDGTFKFIAVGICNHAGPGRGSAWAPKFTTDANWYTIGIEAVSRGIPPWDWTPEQLRSYKICTAAILWYLGKDSSWFCGHREYNLVHGKIDPAGIDLDQFRREVQELIDRGPDVYRNAGPQPGVKTRIEQVRDTNDWLGHTTIVERERPSPDGVGRYAHYEHGSIYFHPEIGTFAVPKPGIYDFWASVGWETSFLGYPTDDAVQVDQGTWQNFQHGTIYHRTGDDHAWPVHGGIAETWRSAGGVTGKFGWPQSREIEHCSDTVYQEFENGRIYWRFTGGPVAVPDVAGGVPPTEAPPVVGEPETDARDQVGDTVHGAEDVSPVTRPAANATWDGIWRVGVEPLSGDQVRLIQRRALRAFGSYSRPLGVQINGVYDGPTGKFVKEFQSRKNSTGFQPRLPANPNAQPGDCDYETKKALGVL